CCGTGCAGCGGGGGATCGCGCTCGAGGGGATCAGGGCGATCGCCCGGCGCATGACGCACGCCGCCGTCGGCAAGGCCGGCGACGATGCCATGCTGGCGATCGCCGAGGCCTACCGCGTCTACGCCAAGGAGCATCCCGGCCTCTACGCCGCGACCCTGCGCGCTCCTGCGTCCGAGGACCGGGAGTGGATAGAGGCGAGCGAGGAGGTCCTCGGGATCATCCTGCGCGTGCTCGTGCCGTACGGATTGGACGAGACGGGCGCGCTTCACGCCATCCGTGGGCTGCGCAGCCTGGTGCACGGCTTCGCCTCGCTGGAGTCGAGCGGCGGGTTCGGCATGCCGCTCGACATCGACGAGAGCTTCCGGCGGCTGATGGTCAGCTTCCTCCAGGGGCTGCGCAGCCAGGTCTAGCCCCGCTCCTTCGACGGGCGAGGGGCCCCCTTTTCGGGACCGAGCATGGTCACCGGGCCGGGGCGATCGGCGCGATTGCCCGAGTAGTAGCCGCCGAGGGCTGCCACCGGTGACCATGGGGGATCCACGCTCAGCGCCTCGGGGGCGAGCGCCGCGAAGGGGCCGGCCGCATGGACCACCTGGCCGGCGACGAGGGTGAGCACGGACTCGATCCCCTTGATGGCGTCGTCGCTCACCGTGAAGTAGTCGTCCGTGAGGACGCTCAGGTCCGCGAAGCAGCCGGGCTCGAGCCGCCCTTTCACCTCCTCCTCGTGCGAGAACCAGGCGCTCCCTTCGGTGTACAGCCTGAGCGCCTCCGTGCGATCCAGGCGGTAACTCGGCGGGTACAGCTCGGTCCCGCCCAGGGTCTTGCCGGTCACGAGCCAGTGAAGCGAGAGCCAGGGGTTGTAGCCGGCGACGCGGGTGGCGTCGGTGCCCGCCCCGAGCGGGATCCCCGCTTCCAGGATGGCCCGGATGGGCGGCGCGTGCTCGGCGGCTTCTTTGCCGTAGCGCGCGATGAAGTCCTCGCCCTGAAAGGCCATCCGGTTCTGGATGGCGATGCCGCCGCCCAGGGCCTTGATGCGTGCGAGGTTTCGCGCCGAGACCGTCTCGGCGTGGTCGAAGAACCACCGCAGGCCGTCGAAGGGAATCTCTCGAGCGACGGCTTCGAGCACGTCGAGATCGCGCCCGATCGACTCGTCGTAGGTCGCATGGATCCGGAAGGGCCAGCGTCGCTTCACCAGGAGCGACAC
The sequence above is drawn from the Pantanalinema sp. genome and encodes:
- a CDS encoding WHG domain-containing protein, whose product is MAPRAGLDEAVVVRAAVELVDAEGLEGLNLSRLAERLGVRPPSLYKHVAGLDAVQRGIALEGIRAIARRMTHAAVGKAGDDAMLAIAEAYRVYAKEHPGLYAATLRAPASEDREWIEASEEVLGIILRVLVPYGLDETGALHAIRGLRSLVHGFASLESSGGFGMPLDIDESFRRLMVSFLQGLRSQV